One Coccinella septempunctata chromosome 8, icCocSept1.1, whole genome shotgun sequence genomic window carries:
- the LOC123318646 gene encoding U4/U6 small nuclear ribonucleoprotein Prp4, which produces MSDDEVQYVKKQKTIHYGSLEESERARLEQKDDDKSEDEETNSISQVHTSNEYMELEDAMSRDKQALLEEFERRKKARSINVSTDDAEVKRNLRQLGEPICLFGEGPAERRSRLREILGRIGEDAVIRREAEEERKLFEKDQETTWYHEGPESLRVARLWIAEYSLPRAKARLEEARRMLDCPTATKTAKMQELQKKIQVLSIHSSQIGDTRPLSYCQFSPNSKLLATASWSGLCKIWSVPDCELKQVLKGHTCNVGAIVFHPQATLNLDENVCNMASCASDGSVKLWDLKGKEPIADIEGHMPHRVSRMGFHPSGRFLGTCCYDNSWRLWDLQQCTEVLHQEGHVKPVHCISFQVDGSVCATGGLDSFGRVWDLRTGRCIMFMEGHLQWIIGIDFSPNGYHIATASEDNTCKIWDLRKRNILYTIPAHTNLISDVKFQKDGGDYLVTASYDNTAKLWTNRTWQPLKTLSGHDGKIMCVDISPDSQYIATCSYDRTFKFWAPE; this is translated from the exons ATGTCGGACGACGAAGTACAATatgtcaaaaaacaaaaaactatcCATTATGGATCTTTGGAAGAATCTGAAAGAGCAAGGTTAGAACAAAAAGACGATGATAAGAGTGAAGATGAAGAAACTAACAGCATATCACAAGTACACACTTCAAATG AGTATATGGAACTCGAAGATGCTATGTCTAGAGATAAACAAGCCTTACTGGAGGAATTTGAAAGAAGGAAAAAAGCTCGATCTATCAATGTATCCACTGATGATGCTGAAGTGAAAAGAAATTTGAGACAACTTGGGGAACCCATTTGTTTATTTGGCGAAGGTCCTGCAGAAAGAAGAAGCAGACTGAGAGAAATTTTGGGCCG AATAGGTGAAGACGCAGTTATCAGAAGAGAAGCTGAAGAAGAGCGGAAACTTTTTGAGAAAGACCAGGAAACCACTTGGTATCATGAAGGACCTGAATCTCTAAGAGTGGCAAGGCTTTGGATAGCTGAATATTCACTTCCGAGAGCAAAGGCACGACTCGAAGAAGCTAGAAGAATGCTTGACTGTCCTACTGCTACTAAAACAGCCAAAATGCAAGAGCTTCAGAAGAAAATTCAGGTATTGTCGATTCATTCAAGTCAGATAGGTGACACAAGACCATTATCTTATTGTCAGTTCAGTCCTAACTCCAAATTGTTGGCAACAGCGTCTTG GAGTGGTCTTTGCAAAATATGGTCTGTACCTGATTGTGAATTGAAGCAGGTATTGAAAGGACATACCTGCAATGTAGGAGCCATAGTGTTCCACCCACAGGCAACTCTTAATCTTGATGAGAATGTGTGTAATATGGCTTCATGTGCCTCTGATGGGTCTGTCAAATTATGGGATTTGAAGGG AAAGGAACCAATTGCTGACATTGAGGGACATATGCCTCACAGAGTATCCAGAATGGGATTTCATCCCTCTGGTCGATTTCTAGGAACTTGCTGCTATGATAACTCCTGGAGATTGTGGGATTTACAGCAGTGCACCGAGGTGCTCCATCAGGAAGGTCATGTGAAACCTGTACATTGCATATCATTTCAGGTTGACGGCTCTGTATGTGCCACAGG tggTTTGGATTCGTTTGGAAGAGTATGGGATTTGAGGACAGGTAGGTGTATCATGTTTATGGAGGGCCACCTTCAATGGATAATAGGGATAGACTTTTCGCCCAACGGATATCATATAGCCACAGCGAGTGAAGACAACACATGCAAAATTTGGGATCTACGAAAAAGGAACATCCTATATACCATACCAGCCCATACAAACTTGATATCCGACGTAAAGTTCCAGAAAGATGGAGGTGATTACTTGGTAACAGCGTCCTATGACAATACGGCCAAGTTGTGGACAAACCGTACTTGGCAACCATTGAAAACATTGTCTGGTCATGATGGAAAGATAATGTGTGTCGATATTTCTCCTGACAGTCAATATATTGCTACGTGTTCATATGACAGAACGTTCAAGTTCTGGGCTCCAGAGTGA
- the LOC123319125 gene encoding conserved oligomeric Golgi complex subunit 7: MDITVFSEENFDTKEWLNKILEEGEKQDKKENYTMSLVMKLQLYVQQVNKSLEETSQEVLSSLPKIIRNTKQLQEEAEALRFKMGVVQKEITIIENETGKSINTIEKLDNMKNKLEIAKQGLHESDNWAILVNDLEDVFDTKNIEQISRKILGMQQSLKLLVNVSDYEVRKMQLEGLKNRLEAIASPLIVQAFTSNNTENAKVYAEIFTSIERLPQLMKYYHKCQKEVLLKKWRASLEKDQDESVSQWMHTFYNLLISNWHTQNKWFNQVFSNQTSTETLVDIYIDMLTSLDPSFNECIDAALKQVADKLSLLQEIKQTIIQFCNNLNNVIKQTAQVRVDSAKILLLFQAVCNPFISYVNKYGAYEQAHLLKKLSSVNFMQEELSDTIQNLGLSVPSVMDIARESRYRCADITENCGYCGLLIALRAFFSKYVDHFRVALRQIERNKKNVEDWTTLQLCFSLLQISGDVLLKVKQFEKELTETVLEDLNRKFEDVEFKYLILNKEDRREFESLVKCVTEGTKLSLLDHISNEFVSLCSDIHDTTYQVVLSPISSQLNVVQSSKTWAQFANSSFHTSDMPDYSLSPQEYITEIGQYLMTLPQHLEPFLFRDNPSLSYILRAINEEYSTADDTEGALATVFLKLVAKGTCQAFSDKILSICELNYPASRQLSHDIGYLSNVMQDLGLTISDNLQQLSVLLKIPADQYQSQSSGYSARNVAAIRQMRNILSN, encoded by the exons ATG gatATTACAGTATTTTCTGAGGAAAACTTTGATACCAAAGAATGGttgaataaaattctcgaaGAAGGTGAAAAGCAAGATAAAAAGGAG AATTATACGATGTCCCTTGTTATGAAATTACAACTTTATGTCCAGCAAGTAAACAAATCTTTAGAAGAAACGAGTCAAGAGGTATTGTCTTCACTACCAAAAATAATCAGAAACACAAAACAACTCCAGGAAGAAGCAGAAGCCCTTCGATTTAAGATGGGTGTAGTACAGAAAGAAATAACAATTATTGAGAATGAAACTGGAAAGTCAATTAACACTATTGAGAAATTAGATAATATGAAAAACAAATTAGAAATAGCCAAGCAGGGACTTCATGAAAGTGACAATTGGGCCATATTAG TCAATGATTTAGAAGATGTGTTTGATACCAAAAATATAGAACAAATATCAAGAAAAATCTTAGGAATGCAACAATCTCTCAAGTTATTGGTGAATGTTAGTGATTATGAAGTACGCAAAATGCAATTGGAGGGTTTGAAAAATAGGTTAGAAGCTATAGCCAGTCCATTGATTGTGCAAGCATTTACCTCCAATAATACTG aaaatgCTAAAGTATATGCAGAAATATTCACTTCTATTGAAAGACTGCCGCAGCTCATGAAATACTATCATAAGTGTCAAAAGGAAGTGTTACTGAAGAAATGGAGAGCCAGTCTAGAAAAAGATCAGGATGAGTCTGTATCACAATGGATGCACACTTTCTACAATCTGTTGATATCTAACTGGCATACGCAGAATAAATGGTTCAATCAAGTGTTTTCTAATCAGACCTCTACAGAAACCCTGGTGGACATCTATATTGACATGCTGACTTCTTTGGACCCTAGCTTTAACGAATGCATTGATGCTGCTCTCAAACAGGTGGCAGATAAGTTGAGCCTTCTACAGGAAATCAAACAGACGATAATACAGTTTTGcaataatttgaataatgttATCAAGCAGACCGCACAAG TCAGAGTGGATTCAGCGAAAATTCTGCTTTTGTTCCAAGCGGTCTGCAATCCTTTCATCAGTTACGTCAATAAATACGGAGCCTATGAACAAGCTCACCTGCTGAAAAAGCTTTCCAGTGTCAATTTCATGCAGGAAGAATTGAGTGACACCATTCAAAACTTGGGGTTGAGTGTACCTTCTGTCATGGACATAGCGAGGGAATCTAGATATCGATGCGCGGACATAACAGAGAACTGCGGTTACTGCGGCCTACTCATCGCGCTTAGGGCCTTTTTCTCCAAATACGTAGACCACTTCAGGGTAGCACTCAGGCAGATCGAGAGGAATAAGAAGAACGTTGAAGATTGGACGACCCTTCAGCTATGCTTCTCTCTGCTGCAAATTTCTGGTGATGTTTTGCTGAAG GTCAAGCAGTTCGAGAAGGAACTAACAGAAACTGTTTTGGAGGATCTCAACAGAAAATTCGAGGATGTGGAATTCAAGTATCTGATCCTGAACAAGGAGGACCGAAGAGAGTTTGAATCCCTTGTCAAGTGTGTAACCGAGGGCACCAAACTCTCCCTGCTGGACCACATATCTAACGAGTTCGTCTCTTTGTGTTCCGATATTCACGATACAACTTACCAGGTGGTACTATCGCCGATCTCGAGTCAGTTGAACGTCGTGCAGTCGTCAAAGACGTGGGCCCAGTTCGCAAACTCCAGTTTCCACACTTCAGACATGCCTGACTACAGTTTGTCGCCACAGGAATATATTACAGAG ATAGGACAGTACTTGATGACTTTGCCCCAACATCTGGAACCTTTTCTATTCAGGGACAATCCTTCCCTCTCCTACATTCTGAGAGCAATAAATGAGGAATATAGTACTGCAGATGATACTGAAGGAGCTCTAGCgacagtgtttctaaaattgGTCGCAAAGGGAACTTGCCAAGCATTTTCAGATAAGATCTTGAGCATCTGTGAATTAAACTATCCAGCCAGCAGACAACTATCACACGATATTG GATACTTGAGCAATGTTATGCAAGATTTGGGTCTGACAATATCTGATAACTTGCAGCAGTTGTCTGTGCTATTGAAAATACCTGCTGATCAATATCAGTCACAAAGTTCTGGTTATTCTGCAAGAAATGTAGCAGCAATTAGGCAAATGCGGAATATTCTGTCCAACTAG
- the LOC123319137 gene encoding charged multivesicular body protein 7, with the protein MTPIPEEKLPEFFKDVARKNVLYAPLRSKTVNPIDWNFKITSWKQLINLYCSSNKVFCFSLESLKVAFQDNGRTPSCLEEVLENMLQNKEIEPLVIFIEKKPKTWIEWAKKSLISVPFTWSLNKMKNFIISPDLNKLEYVPLDVIHHEADLLLKELSIIHKNEVMSLAELIQERNIDVNKQRDFEILFVSLYNRNKIDMLETEESSIKSENLLIKICDPKHYEPISEVDLGIHTLKANEKALEKNIEFLTESANKCKDEAKAFIVKGQKQLAKASLKKKHEIELRINKKAETLYNLHTLWNKLQDMTLSEEVLDSYKKALGAFEGTLNKGVNTDAIDDTMLKVAEMLEIQSDMESALGRSLLDNEDEDLERELEDLMENDKFNNDNKGSPSRDNDESLIEAMKTLELNLPSVPSSPVIVHYSDQNMSKEVN; encoded by the exons ATGACTCCCATTCCAGAAGAAAAATTACCAGAGTTCTTCAAAGACGTTGCTCGAAAAAATGTATTGTATGCTCCTTTAAGATCGAAAACGGTAAATCCTATTGACtggaatttcaaaatcacgTCATGGAAGCAGCTCATAAATTTATATTGTTCTTCAAATAAGGTTTTTTGCTTCTCATTAGAGTCGTTGAAGGTTGCATTTCAAGATAATGGAAGAACACCAAGTTGCTTGGAAGAGGTATTGGAGAATATGCTGCAAAATAAAGAGATCGAACCATTAGTAATTTTTATCGAGAAGAAGCCCAAAACATGGATTGAGTGGGCAAAAAAATCTCTCATTTCTGTGCCGTTTACATGGTCattgaacaaaatgaaaaattttataatttctcCTGATCTGAATAAATTGGAATATGTACCTTTGGATGTCATACATCATGAAGCGGATTTACTTCTTAAAGAATTATCCATTATTCACAAAAATGAGGTGATGAGCTTGGCGGAACTCATACAAGAAAGGAACATTGATGTTAACAAGCAAAGAGATTTTGAGATCTTGTTTGTGAGTTTATATAACCGGAATAAAATTGACATGCTAGAAACTGAGGAAAGCTCtattaaatctgagaatttactGATAAAAATTTGCGATCCTAAACATTATGAACCAATATCAGAGGTGGATTTAGGCATACATACCCTGAAagccaatgaaaaggctttagaaaaaaatattgaatttctaACAGAAAGTGCTAATAAGTGTAAGGATGAAGCTAAAGCCTTTATAGTTAAAGGCCAAAAACAGTTG gCAAAAGCAAGTTTGAAAAAGAAACATGAGATTGAGTTACGAATAAATAAGAAAGCAGAAACACTTTATAATTTACATACTTTATGGAATAAACTACAAGATATGACTCTTAGTGAAGAAGTATTGGATTCTTACAAGAAGGCTTTAGGAGCCTTCGAAGGAACTCTCAACAAAGGAGTCAACACAGATGCAATAGATGATACAATGTTAAAAGTAGCAGAG ATGTTAGAAATACAATCAGATATGGAAAGTGCCTTAGGAAGATCGCTACTGGACAATGAAGATGAAGACCTGGAGAGAGAATTGGAGGACCTAATGGAAAATGATAAATTTAATAATGACAATAAGGGCAGTCCTAGCAGAGACAATGATGAAAGTTTGATTGAAGCCATGAAAACTTTAGAACTGAATTTACCCAGTGTACCGTCTTCTCCTGTTATTGTTCATTATTCAGATCAAAATATGAGCAAAGAGGTTAACTAA
- the LOC123318641 gene encoding eukaryotic peptide chain release factor subunit 1, which translates to MSNEETSADRNVEIWKIKKLIKSLEQARGNGTSMISLIIPPKDQISRISKMLADEFGTASNIKSRVNRLSVLGAITSVQHRLKLYTKVPPNGLVIYCGTIVTDEGKEKKVNIDFEPFKPINTSLYLCDNKFHTEALTALLADDNKFGFIVMDGNGALFGTLQGNTREVLHKFTVDLPKKHGRGGQSALRFARLRMEKRHNYVRKVAEVATQLFITNDKPNIAGLILAGSADFKTELSQSDMFDPRLQVKVIKLVDVSYGGENGFNQAIELAAESLQNVKFIQEKKLIGRYFDEISQDTGKYCFGVEDTLRGLELGAVETLICWENLDIQRYVLKNHTSGSETILHLTPEQEKDKSHFTDKESGVELELVECQPLLEWLANNYKNFGATLEIITDKSQEGSQFVRGFGGIGGLLRYKVDFQSLQLDDEGNGELFDLDEY; encoded by the exons ATGTCAAACGAAGAGACTTCGGCTGATCGTAACGTTGAAATATGGAAAATAAAGAAGCTTATAAAGAGTTTAGAACAAGCAAGGGG GAATGGAACGAGTATGATTTCCCTCATCATTCCGCCCAAGGATCAAATATCACGTATTAGCAAAATGTTGGCCGATGAATTTGGCACTGCCTCCAACATTAAGTCGAGAGTGAACAGGTTGTCTGTGCTAGGTGCAATCACTTCGGTACAACATCGACTGAAGCTCTATACAAAGG TGCCTCCAAATGGATTGGTAATATACTGTGGAACTATAGTAACAGATGAGggcaaagaaaaaaaggttaatATCGATTTCGAACCTTTCAAACCAATCAATACCTCCCTTTATTTGTGCGACAATAAATTCCATACCGAAGCCCTAACTGCTCTTTTAGCTGATGACAACAAATTTGGTTTTATTGTAATGGATGGTAATGGAGCTCTTTTTGGAACTCTACAAG GTAACACTAGAGAAGTGCTGCACAAGTTCACTGTGGACCTTCCGAAGAAACATGGAAGAGGAGGTCAGTCGGCTCTGCGTTTTGCACGTCTCCGTATGGAAAAACGTCATAATTATGTTAGGAAAGTAGCTGAAGTTGCCACTCAATTGTTTATTACTAATGACAAGCCAAATATAGCAGGTCTGATATTGGCTGGTAGTGCGGATTTTAAGACTGAATTATCCCAGTCTGACATGTTTGATCCG AGGTTGCAAGTGAAAGTCATCAAGTTGGTTGACGTGTCTTATGGAGGCGAAAATGGATTCAACCAGGCTATCGAGCTGGCCGCCGAATCTTTGCAAAACGTTAAATTCATCCAGGAAAAGAAGCTTATAGGAAGATACTTCGACGAGATCAGCCAGGACACCGGCAAATACTGTTTTGGAGTTGAAGATACACTCAGAGGTCTCGAACTGGGTGCAGTGGAAACGTTGATTTGTTGGGAAAATTTGGACATCCAACGATACGTTCTGAAGAACCACACCTCTGGTAGCGAGACAATATTGCATTTGACCCCCGAGCAGGAGAAGGACAAGTCTCACTTCACTGACAAAGAA AGTGGCGTAGAATTAGAATTAGTTGAATGCCAGCCGCTGTTGGAATGGCTGGCAAATAACTACAAGAATTTTGGTGCTACTTTAGAAATAATCACGGATAAGTCTCAAGAAGGATCGCAATTTGTTCGAGGTTTTGGAGGAATAGGCG GTTTGCTAAGGTACAAGGTAGACTTCCAAAGTTTGCAGTTAGACGATGAGGGAAATGGTGAACTCTTTGATTTAGACGAATATTAA